From Fusarium fujikuroi IMI 58289 draft genome, chromosome FFUJ_chr07, a single genomic window includes:
- a CDS encoding related to stomatin has protein sequence MSSTEGMINGGGSSSANPTKAPVMEGNGGFMAQHKMAVEPPKKEDLQRSYATVVENDANPKGWYGSMMNALGTIIGTMGAVPCCIICPNPFKEVNQGNVGLVTKFGKFYKAVDPGLVNINPLSERLIQIDVKIQTTEVPEQICMTKDNVTLRLTSVIYYHIVSPHKAAFGINNVKQALMERTQTTLRHVVGARVLQDVIERREEIAQSIGEIIEDVAAGWGVQVESMLIKDIVFSQELQESLSMAAQSKRIGESKIIAAKAEVESAKLMRQAADILSSAPAMQIRYLEAMQAMAKSANSKVIFLPGANQTMGNALNAAMANQTGESSARGLDIENDFGGQDPGFQQAMNARVVENI, from the exons ATGTCGTCCACTGAGGGCATGATCAATGGCGGCGGAAGCTCTTCCGCAAACCCTACCAAGGCTCCTGTTATGGAGGGCAACGGCGGCTTCATGGCACAGCACAAGATGGCAGTTGAGCCcccaaagaaagaagatctcCAGCGCAGTTATGCGACTGTTGTCGAGAACGACGCCAACCCCAAGGGTTGGTATGGCTCGATGA TGAATGCCCTTGGAACCATAATTGGAACCATGGGTGCCGTACCCTGCTGCATTATATGCCCCAACCCCTTCAAGGAGGTCAACCAGGGCAATGTCGGTCTCGTCACGAAGTTCGGAAAGTTCTACAAGGCTGTCGATCCTGGCCTGGTTAATATCAACCCTCTCAGCGAGCGACTTATTCAGATCGATGTCAAGATTCAGACCACAGAGGTGCCCGAGCAGATTTGCATGACCAAGGACAACGTTACTCTTCGCTTGACCTCAGTCATCTACTACCACATTGTCTCTCCTCACAAGGCTGCTTTCGGTATTAACAACGTAAAGCAAGCTCTCATGGAGCGCACTCAGACCACTCTCCGCCACGTCGTTGGTGCTCGCGTTCTGCAGGATGTCATCGAGCGCCGTGAGGAGATTGCTCAGTCCATTGGAGAAATCATTGAAGACGTTGCCGCTGGATGGGGTGTTCAGGTCGAGAGCATGCTCATCAAGGACATTGTCTTCAGCCAGGAGCTGCAGGAGTCACTGTCCATGGCTGCTCAGAGCAAGCGTATCGGTGAAAGCAAGATCATTGCCGCTAAGGCTGAG GTCGAATCCGCCAAGCTTATGCGACAAGCTGCCGATATCCTGAGCTCGGCTCCTGCCATGCAGATCCGATACCTCGAGGCCATGCAAGCTATGGCCAAGTCTGCTAACAGCAAGGTTATCTTCTTGCCTGGTGCTAATCAGACTATGGGCAACGCTCTCAATGCCGCCATGGCCAACCAGACCGGCGAATCCAGCGCTCGTGGCCTGGACATAGAAAATGACTTTGGAGGTCAGGACCCAGGTTTCCAACAGGCCATGAACGCCCGCGTCGTGGAGAACATCTAA
- a CDS encoding related to cytochrome P450 7B1, with the protein MDSLEALRERLNETLIPHAQRYPLQAILVTTIILFITTRLFTGSSTSSRKDGSKTPPLAPFWVPLFGHAPRIFLSPSSALTRFRDRYAQGVFSLRLFQSIHSFVFRPSLVTRLLEQPESIADKEHVARRIMMTNFGLQKKDLAAYDKAAPEVYQITKEYLSGSHLDALAKATLRDLDDHAADAISFNSYPTDQMDWERLGNAELLENTGDAKIMAVDFFELMKTFVARTATISVFGTDFVEVYTDIWPHLWIFNDAFHSLAMGVPVWAPFPSSQRARFALKRLLTFMREYHTELDKFLSDEEPATKWQDFHTISPLVRARTEVYRKHGLSVDVRAAFDVALLWATTVNSTSLISWSLFELYQDKVLLSQIREQITPFVKIVQPKNDFGGAVWIPPQVQKLDLEGLVTKCPLLQGVYLETLRLYGGGWSARYLKEDVILKDKEDSFVLKKGTFAHIVNDLHHSDPRSFTDAKVWQVGRYLEDTVDEKGVKTQKVNPYTVRASDGTLTMCDDSEFTLRKVAMYISVFISLYELEPAGSERWPSPPVVKGVASAQPWGSVRLWVRRRSPQPQ; encoded by the exons ATGGACAGTCTCGAGGCTCTTCGGGAGCGCCTCAACGAGACTCTCATTCCCCACGCTCAGCGATATCCCCTACAAGCTATCCTCGTCACAACCattatcctcttcatcacaaCGAGACTCTTTACAGGCagttcaacttcttctagAAAGGATGGATCAAAAACACCTCCTCTTGCACCTTTTTGGGTGCCCTTGTTTGGCCATGCTCCGCGTATTTTCCTCagtccttcttcagctttgaCGCGCTTCAGAGATCGATATGCACAGGGTGTCTTTTCACTCCGCTTATTCCAGAGCATTCACTCTTTTGTCTTTCGACCTTCACTTGTGACtcgtcttcttgagcagCCGGAATCTATCGCTGACAAGGAGCATGTTGCGAGACGGATTATGATGACCAATTTTGGCCTTCAAAAGAAGGATCTTGCTGCTTATGATAAAGCTGCTCCTGAGGTGTATCAAATCACCAAGGAGTATCTGAGCGGCTCTCATCTCGATGCCCTCGCCAAGGCTACCCTTCGGGATCTTGACGACCATGCTGCTGATGCAATCTCCTTCAATAGCTATCCCACTGATCAGATGGACTGGGAACGACTGGGCAATGCGGAGCTTTTGGAGAACACTGGAGACGCAAAGATCATGGCTGTGGACTTCTTTGAGCTTATGAAAACCTTCGTTGCCAGAACTGCCACCATCTCGGTCTTTGGCACAGACTTCGTCGAGGTCTATACCGATATCTGGCCTCATTTGTGGATTTTCAACGATGCTTTCCACTCGCTCGCAATGGGAGTCCCAGTCTGGGCACCCTTCCCAAGCTCCCAGCGTGCCAGATTTGCTCTTAAAAGGCTACTCACTTTCATGCGCGAGTATCACACTGAGTTGGACAAGTTTCTCAGCGATGAAGAACCGGCGACGAAATGGCAGGACTTTCACACCATCAGCCCTCTTGTGCGCGCCAGGACTGAAGTCTATCGGAAGCACGGTCTGTCTGTTGATGTTCGCGCTGCATTTGatgttgctcttctttggGCCACCACTGTCAACTCTACATCACTCATCTCATGGTCGCTGTTCGAATTGTACCAAGACAAAGTTCTTCTATCCCAAATCCGCGAGCAAATCACACCGTTCGTCAAGATTGTCCAACCCAAGAACGATTTCGGTGGCGCCGTCTGGATTCCTCCCCAGGTTCAGAAACTTGACCTGGAAGGTCTTGTTACCAAATGTCCTCTGCTTCAGGGGGTATATCTCGAGACATTAAGGTTATACGGTGGAGGATGGTCAGCGAGATATCTGAAGGAGGATGTGATactcaaagacaaagaagacagCTTTGTTCTGAAGAAGGGGACGTTCGCACATATTGTGAATGATCTGCATCACTCTGATCCCAGAAGCTTCACAGACGCAAAGGTTTGGCAAGTTGGACGATATCTAGAAGATACagttgatgagaagggcGTCAAGACTCAGAAGGTTAACCCATACACGGTCCGAGCATCAG ATGGAACATTGACAATGTGTGATGATTCGGAGTTCACGTTGAGGAAGGTTGCCATGTACATCTCGGTGTTCATCAGCCTTTACGAACTCGAACCCGCCGGAAGTGAAAGATGGCCGTCGCCGCCGGTAGTCAAAGGAGTTGCGTCGGCGCAGCCGTGGGGGTCTGTCAGGTTATGGGTGAGGCGAAGGTCGCCACAACCTCAATGA
- a CDS encoding probable ATP-binding cassette transporter protein, mitochondrial — translation MIPQLLLRSSRTCPQRSLALYRLSSVSQRPGLTQTFWTCAPRRERAPTDSKTKTTATTKPTAVFPAQKQPTKQNDPLATVDKSATEQRKADWAIMKEMTRYLWPKDDWGTKLRVGLAVSLLIGAKVLNVQVPFYFKSIVDSMNIDIAAVGGTATTVAGAMILAYGASRIGATIFQELRNAVFASVAQNAIRRVACNVFDHLLRLDLTFHLSKQTGGLTRALDRGTKGISFILSSMVFHIMPTALEISMVCGILTYNYGAKFAALTVLTMVSYTAFTIWTTAWRTKFRRQANAADNKASTVAVDSLINYEAVKYFNNEKFEVARYDKALQQYEKNSIKVATSLAFLNSGQNIIFSSALTGMMYLAANGVAEGTLTVGDLVMVNQLVFQLSVPLNFLGSVYRELRQSLLDMETLFNLQKVNANIKEKPDAKPLVLSRGGEIKFENVDFAYHPNRPILRNLSLTIPAGKKVAVVGPSGCGKSTLLRLLFRSYDVQGGRILIDDQDVRDVNLESLRRSIGVVPQDTPLFNDTVEHNIRYGSINATHDEVVAVAKRAHVHNTIQSFPEGYDTKVGERGLMISGGEKQRLAVSRLLLKDPPLLFFDEATSALDTHTEQALMMNINSILREKGRTSVFVAHRLRTIFDSDLIIVLKEGQVAEMGTHRELIDRDGVYAELWSAQETRFQEDGNEKDEAEEENDGQKKN, via the exons ATGATACCTCAATTACTCCTACGGTCGTCGAGGACATGTCCTCAGAGGAGTCTGGCACTTTACCGACTGTCGTCAGTGTCTCAGCGACCAGGTTTAACGCAAACGTTCTGGACATGTGCCCCGCGTCGCGAACGAGCACCCACAGATTCAAAAACCAAAACCACAGCCACGACGAAACCCACGGCCGTGTTTCCTGCGCAGAAACAACCGACGAAACAAAATGATCCTCTTGCGACGGTTGATAAATCCGCGACTGAGCAGCGCAAGGCCGATTGGGCCATCATGAAAGAGATGACTCGGTATCTGTGGCCCAAGGATGACTGGGGTACAAAGCTGCGAGTCGGCCTTGCTGTGTCTTTGTTGATTGGCGCAAAGGTTCTCAATGTGCAAGTGCCGTTTTATTTCAAAAGCATTGTTGATTCAATGAACATCGATATTGCTGCTGTGGGAGGTACTGCGACGACAGTTGCTGGAGCTATGATCCTTGCATACGGCGCATCTCGTATAGGCGCAACGATATTCCAGGAATTGCGAAACGCCGTGTTTGCATCTGTTGCGCAAAACGCTATCCGAAGGGTAGCTTGTAACGTATTCGATCATCTGCTGCGTCTCGACTTGACGTTCCATCTGTCCAAACAGACTGGTGGTTTAACACGAGCCCTAGATCGTGGTACAAAGGGAATCAGCTTCATTCTGTCCAGTATGGTCTTTCATATCATGCCGACCGCGCTTGAGATCAGCATGGTGTGTGGAATCCTCACTTACAACTATGGCGCAAAGTTTGCTGCTCTCACTGTTTTGACAATGGTCAGCTACACAGCTTTCACCATCTGGACGACAGCTTGGCGGACAAAATTCCGAAGACAGGCGAATGCTGCTGATAACAAGGCTTCCACTGTGGCAGTGGACTCACTCATCAACTATGAGGCTGTCAAGTACTTCAACAACGAGAAGTTTGAGGTTGCGCGGTATGACAAGGCTCTTCAGCAGTATGAGAAGAACTCCATCAAGGTTGCGACATCTCTGGCTTTCCTGAACAGTGGACAGAACATAATTTTCTCGTCGGCACTTACAGGTATGATGTACCTTGCCGCCAATGGTGTGGCTGAGGGTACTTTGACCGTTGGTGACTTGGTCATGGTGAACCAGCTTGTCTTTCAACTTTCCGTGCCCCTCAACTTCCTTGGATCCGTCTACCGTGAGCTCCGACAGTCTCTCCTGGATATGGAAACACTGTTCAACCTTCAAAAGGTGAAtgccaacatcaaggagaagcctGATGCGAAGCCCCTGGTCCTTTCAAGGGGTGGCGAGATCAAGTTCGAGAATGTCGACTTTGCTTACCACCCCAACCGACCGATCTTGCGCAACTTGTCGTTGACCATCCCCGCTGGAAAGAAGGTCGCGGTTGTCGGCCCCAGCGGTTGCGGAAAGTccactcttcttcgtctgtTGTTCCGATCTTATGATGTTCAGGGTGGACGAATCTTGATTGACGATCAAGATGTTCGAGATGTGAATCTCGAGTCTCTTCGCCGCTCAATTGGTGTTGTTCCCCAGGACACCCCCTTGTTCAATGACACCGTCGAGCACAACATCCGCTATGGCTCCATTAACGCCACCCACGACGAAGTTGTTGCCGTCGCCAAGCGCGCTCATGTCCATAACACCATCCAGTCGTTCCCCGAGGGTTACGACACCAAGGTTGGCGAGCGAGGTCTCATGATCTCCGGCGGAGAGAAACAGCGCCTTGCTGTTAGTCGACTCCTCCTCAAGGATCCTCCTCTGCTCTTCTTCGATGAGGCAACAAGTGCCCTGGATACCCATACCGAGCAGGCTCTCATGATGAACATCAACAGTATCCTTAGAGAAAAGGGCCGAACAAGTGTTTTCGTGGCTCATCGTCTCCGAACAATCTTTGACTCGGATCTTATCATTGTCCTCAAGGAGGGACAAGTAGCGGAGATGGGCACTCATCGGGAGTTGATCGATCGTGATGGCGTTTACGCCGAGTTGTGGAGTG CCCAGGAGACGAGATTCCAGGAGGATGGaaatgagaaggatgaggctgaggaggagaatgacggtcagaagaagaattaa